A single window of Zea mays cultivar B73 chromosome 10, Zm-B73-REFERENCE-NAM-5.0, whole genome shotgun sequence DNA harbors:
- the LOC103642103 gene encoding uncharacterized protein, protein MDEHGEKEENKSQDSALAAEQREETAAAEGEDTSEESTDQREDGHGYKADESAGLLPEDDVGSGEASAAPHFGHPCSLLRACAGFLGLHGCGGDQKPAAAAVAASAAEAATAAAASSSQDEEDGGVDMAKANGFYMHEVITRVWAVAVRRPRPRPPDHAREGSGGNGGVHH, encoded by the exons ATGGATGAGCACGGGGAAAAGGAAGAGAACAAGTCTCAAGATTCGGCTTTGGCGGCGGAGCAGCGCGAGGAGACGGCGGCGGCGGAGGGAGAGGACACGTCTGAGGAATCCACGGACCAGCGCGAGGACGGGCACGGGTATAAAGCGGACGAATCGGCGGGCCTGCTGCCCGAGGACGACGTGGGCTCTGGAGAAGCCTCGGCGGCGCCACACTTCGGGCACCCGTGCTCGTTGTTGCGCGCCTGCGCCGGATTCCTGGGCCTGCACGGCTGCGGCGGCGATCAGAAGCCGGCGGCGGCTGCCGTTGCTGCATCTGCAGCTGAAGCcgccacggcggcggcggcgagctcgTCCCAGGATGAAGAAGACGGCGGCGTCGACATGGCGAAGGCTAAC GGTTTCTACATGCATGAGGTGATCACCCGCGTATGGGCGGTCGCGGTGAGGaggccgcggccgcggccgccgGATCACGCGAGAGAAGGGAGCGGTGGCAATGGAGGCGTACACCACTAG